CCGGCGGTGGTGGGGCCAAAACTGCCGCTGGGCATGCCCGCAGGGGTCTTGGCCGGGCCTGCGTAATACACCGGATGGGCCTTGAAATAATCGGGCAGTTCACCTCCCTCATCCAGGCGCTCCTTCAGCTTGGCATGGGCGATGTCGCGGGCGACGACAATCGGGCCATTGAGCAAAAGGCGGGTGGTGACAGGGTGCTTGCTCAGCTCCGCACGGATGGCTTCCATCGGTTGGTTGAGATCAATGCGGACGGCGTTGGTGTCTTTGCGATGGCGCAGTTCTTCGGGAATGTATTGCAGCGGGTTGGTCTCCAGCTTCTCGATGAAGACACCGTCGCGGGTGATCTTGCCTTTGGCCTGGCGGTCGGCAGAGCAGGAGACGCCGATGCCGATGGGCAGGGAGGCCCCGTGGCGCGGTAGGCGGATCACACGCACATCGAGCGCGAAGTATTTCCCACCAAACTGGGCACCGATGCCGCAAGTGCGTGCAGCCTCCAGCATCTGGGCTTCCAGTTCCAGATCGCGGAAGGCGCGGCCATGCTCATTGCCGGTGGTGGGCAGGTTGTCGTAATACTTGGTGGAGGCCAGCTTCACATGCTTCATCGTGGCCTCGGCCGAGGTCCCGCCGATAACAAAGCTGAGGTGATAGGGCGGGCAGGCGGCGGTGCCCAGAGACAGCATTTTGTCGGTGAGGAACTTGACGATGCTTTTGGGATTCAGCACGGCGCGGGTTTCCTGGTAAAGGAAGGACTTGTTCGCGGAGCCGCCGCCTTTGGAGATGAACAGGAATTTGTACGCCTCGCCATCGGTGGCATAGAGATCGAACTGGGCAGGCAGGTTGGTGCCGGTGTTCTTCTCATTGAACATGTCCAGCGCTGCATTCTGGGAGTAGCGCAGGTTGTTCTCTGTGTAGGCCTCATACACACCCTTGGAAAGAGCCGCCTCATCGCTGCTTCCCGTCCACACCTGCTGGCCTTTTTTGCCCATGATGATGGCGGTGCCGGTGTCCTGGCAGAAAGGCAGCAGGCCAGCGGAAGAGACATCGGCATTTTTCAGCAGCGTCAGCGCCACCATGCGGTCGTTCTCGCTGGCTTCTGGATCATCCAGGATGGCCGCCACCTGCTTTAGGTGCTTGGGCCGGAGGAAGAAATTGATGTCATGAAACGCCTGGTTGGCTAGCAGCGTCAGAGCCTGCGGATCCACGCAGAGGACTTCTTTGCCCGCGAAGGTCTGGACGCTGATATGGTCCTGGGTCAGCAGCCGGTATTCCGTATCGTCCTGACCGAGTTCAAAGAGTTCCTGATAGTGAAATGGGGGCGTTGGCATGGGGTGGGGCGCTACTTTGAAAAGCATACGCGCGTGGGCAACGGGGAATCCACGCCGATTCCGCCCGCGCGCCACCTTGGCCACCCCACCTAACGTCCGGGCTTCATCACATCCTGAAAGGGAGACGTCACACCCATGGTGCTGAGGATGAATTCATCCGTGCGGAAGGGGCTGGCCGGCAGGCCTTCGGCATTGATCAGATTCGCCCCCACTGGCCAGGCGGCCCAGGCGTAACGGACACCCACAGGCGCAGGTACTTGGGGGCTTGAGACGATGACTTCATTGCCTTCGATTTTGGCCTCGGCCCACACCCATTTTTGATCCGCCCCGGCGATTTGAAAATGCTTCAGCGCAGCACCATCCCGTGCCTTGAGACCTCCTCCGGTGTAGTCGAACTGGAGGCGAACCTGGCTGCCTTCGATGACGCTGTTTTTGTAAAGGGGACCGCTGGGGACGGTGCTGGTTTTGCCATAGTCCTTCGCCAGGGCCCAGAGGGCGAGGCGGCGACCCACCTCCTGTTTATTTTTTGGGTGAATGTCCTTTTCCTCGCCGATGTCGTTGGTTACGGCGAGGCCTGTTTTGGGCAGAGTGATGGCGGTCAAATATTGGGCTTCCTGCAACTCGGCCCAGGTATCGGCCACACCTGCATCGGGGCTGACGGGCTGGCTGTTTCCAAAGCTGGCAAGCTGGACGATGTAAAAACTAAATTCATCGTTCCAACGGGTGCGCCAATCATTGATCATGTTGGGCAAAAGTTCCTGATACTGGAAGGCGCGCTTTTGGTTAGACTCGCCTTGATACCAGATGGCACCCTGGAGGGTATAGGGGATCAGCGGAGCCACCATGGCATTAAAAAGAGTGGCGGGGTAGTGCGGCGTTTTGGCTGGATCATCCGAGGGCCGTGGGGCTGCCGGGAGATCTTTTTTCTGGGAGTCCGGCAGCTTTGCATTTTCCGCCTGGATGACCTTCACCTTTTCCTTCCACACCAGTTTGGCTTCTTCAAACTTTTTGGCTTCTGCGGTGGCGTCATAGGTCTGGCGGATGCCGTTCCAGTCGCTGATGAGCTGGGCTGCGCAGGGGCGTTCCTCCAAGGATTCACGGCTGGTCCAGGCCTCGATGCGGGTGCCACCCCAGGAGGTGTTGATCAGCCCCACGGGCACTTTGAGCACCTGGTGAAGATGACGACCGAAGAAGTAAGCCACGGCGGAAAACTGCCCGGTATGGGCTGGGCTGGCCTCTTTCCAGGCCCCCTTCACATCCGTGGCGGGTTCCATGGCGGTGGCACGTTCTACATTGAACATGCGGATCTGGGGGAAGTTCGCTGCGGCGATTTCCTGCTCTGCATTGGCGGACTGTGAAACCGTCCACTGCATGTTGGACTGGCCGGAGCAGATCCACACCTCGCCTACCAGAATGTTTTTCAAGGTGAGCGCATTTTTGCCTTTGACGGTCAGTTCCGCCGGAGTGGCGTTGGCAGGGAGCGAATCGAGTGTGACGCGCCATTGGCCGTCCAGATCGGCCTGGGTCACCTTGGTCTGGCCAGCGAAGCTGACTGCCACATTTTCATCTGCATCTGCCTTGCCCCATACGGCCACGGGCTTCCCTTGTTGCAGCACGAGACCATCGGTGAAGAGAGCCGGAAGGGTGACATCCGCGAAGGCAGGCAGGCTGTTGAGGATAAAAAGGGGAACAAGAAGACGCTTCATGGCAGGGAGACAGACGAAGTAAACGCACACCGAAGGTGATACGTAACAACGGACTTTTGTCCCGCACAAGAGCGGACGCACGATACGCACCTCCGCTACCAGGTCTTCATTCCCAGGTGAGCGGCGTGCCCACTGGCAGCAGGCGAACAGCACGGGCGATGTCCCAATTCGTCATGCGAAAGCCGCCCACGCTTTCCTGCCGGTTCATGTAACCGGGGATGCTGGTGCCGTGCAGCCCATAGGGCAGGGGCGTGGTCTCGCTGCTTTTCGCCAGATGGATCCAGATGGGGCCGACGGGATTGTTGGGGCCCGGCGGCAGGACCAGGGGAGGATTGACCGGGGCGGCGGGATCGCCTGATGTCACAAGACATGGGCGGGCGATGGCCTCGAGGATTTTCCAGCTACCTTTGCCTCGCAGACCTGGCCGGGCGACGGAGACGGGGAGATTGGCGATAAGCTTGCCGCTGCGGCGGATTTCCAGGCGGGAATTGCTGATGATGGTGGCAGTGACCGGAGCCGCTGGATCAGCCGTGGGTTGCAGGGGTTCCTTGAGCGCGTTTTCGATCTCAAAGGGCAGCACGTTTGGCACAAAAAACAGGGCCCCAGGCTGCACCGGGGTGTTCAGTCCCGAATTGATGCGGCGCAAAAAGGATTCCGAGCAGTGGTAGCGCTCGGCCACGAATTCCCAGACGCTGCGGTAGGGTAGGAAAGGTGGTGCAGTGAGATCTTCAAAAGTGAGGGGCGGCTCAGGCGGGGGTGGCGCGGACTTGCGTGATTTCCGCACTGGTACAGGCGGGGCCAATGGCTGCGGGGTGATCCAGCGCAGGTCCTCCTCCTTCAGTTGATACTCGGCGTAGGCACCGCCCATCTCGCGCAGGACGGCAGCAGGCTGGCCCATTTCGGAATTCAGTTCGCCTGGATGTGCCATTTCGTAGGAGCGCAGTGCGGCATCATAAAGCGGCCCATCTGTTCCATCGATGGGCCCGGCGGAGAACGCTTGCCGATCCAAATAGGCCTGCATGAGAACGATGCGGGCCACACTGGCGGCGGGGGAGGGCAGGGGGCGCTTGA
The Prosthecobacter algae genome window above contains:
- a CDS encoding fumarate hydratase → MPTPPFHYQELFELGQDDTEYRLLTQDHISVQTFAGKEVLCVDPQALTLLANQAFHDINFFLRPKHLKQVAAILDDPEASENDRMVALTLLKNADVSSAGLLPFCQDTGTAIIMGKKGQQVWTGSSDEAALSKGVYEAYTENNLRYSQNAALDMFNEKNTGTNLPAQFDLYATDGEAYKFLFISKGGGSANKSFLYQETRAVLNPKSIVKFLTDKMLSLGTAACPPYHLSFVIGGTSAEATMKHVKLASTKYYDNLPTTGNEHGRAFRDLELEAQMLEAARTCGIGAQFGGKYFALDVRVIRLPRHGASLPIGIGVSCSADRQAKGKITRDGVFIEKLETNPLQYIPEELRHRKDTNAVRIDLNQPMEAIRAELSKHPVTTRLLLNGPIVVARDIAHAKLKERLDEGGELPDYFKAHPVYYAGPAKTPAGMPSGSFGPTTAGRMDSYVDLFQSHGGSMIMIAKGNRGHQVTDACKKHGGFYLGSIGGPAAILAKENIKKVEVVEFAELGMEAIWKIEVQDFPAFILVDDKGEDFFQSVGTGCSVKH
- a CDS encoding sialate O-acetylesterase, which codes for MKRLLVPLFILNSLPAFADVTLPALFTDGLVLQQGKPVAVWGKADADENVAVSFAGQTKVTQADLDGQWRVTLDSLPANATPAELTVKGKNALTLKNILVGEVWICSGQSNMQWTVSQSANAEQEIAAANFPQIRMFNVERATAMEPATDVKGAWKEASPAHTGQFSAVAYFFGRHLHQVLKVPVGLINTSWGGTRIEAWTSRESLEERPCAAQLISDWNGIRQTYDATAEAKKFEEAKLVWKEKVKVIQAENAKLPDSQKKDLPAAPRPSDDPAKTPHYPATLFNAMVAPLIPYTLQGAIWYQGESNQKRAFQYQELLPNMINDWRTRWNDEFSFYIVQLASFGNSQPVSPDAGVADTWAELQEAQYLTAITLPKTGLAVTNDIGEEKDIHPKNKQEVGRRLALWALAKDYGKTSTVPSGPLYKNSVIEGSQVRLQFDYTGGGLKARDGAALKHFQIAGADQKWVWAEAKIEGNEVIVSSPQVPAPVGVRYAWAAWPVGANLINAEGLPASPFRTDEFILSTMGVTSPFQDVMKPGR
- a CDS encoding LysM peptidoglycan-binding domain-containing protein, whose amino-acid sequence is MAAKSSLFDATRACRLAVLPLSCLLSLAGHAQTTPPPAVKPPLPRVEPGLEKAVQWRWLPEASDPSVWGVALPPAPEPETVPGSPGTDAPKKATLPQGPPQATLEYTVAKGDSLYVIARQHGVTIDQIKAFNQMKRDVIVVGQVLRIPSLADIQAMAPPPEPAPVPKTKVAPKSPPKAPKEAPPETKLLIKRPLPSPAASVARIVLMQAYLDRQAFSAGPIDGTDGPLYDAALRSYEMAHPGELNSEMGQPAAVLREMGGAYAEYQLKEEDLRWITPQPLAPPVPVRKSRKSAPPPPEPPLTFEDLTAPPFLPYRSVWEFVAERYHCSESFLRRINSGLNTPVQPGALFFVPNVLPFEIENALKEPLQPTADPAAPVTATIISNSRLEIRRSGKLIANLPVSVARPGLRGKGSWKILEAIARPCLVTSGDPAAPVNPPLVLPPGPNNPVGPIWIHLAKSSETTPLPYGLHGTSIPGYMNRQESVGGFRMTNWDIARAVRLLPVGTPLTWE